DNA sequence from the Juglans microcarpa x Juglans regia isolate MS1-56 chromosome 5S, Jm3101_v1.0, whole genome shotgun sequence genome:
gaattccaaagtctgactattcatctgaattggtctggctttaTTGGGGATCgtgttttcattaaaaattttgatataggggagagaaacgatgtgtttcttcctatgccaaaaagcatttggtaaatcagaacaaacatcgaAAACAAgccgcttgttaaaatcatcaattttttaaagtaaaattggcgaagataattgttcagaaatctttttgtatcttatttccagttggaggaaattcagatgcttttgttttgcaaaaagcaaagatttcaaacttttatcttgatcaatctcttgtcgagatgcaaatttgaatttgaccttttgaccaaaatggtcggtagtaataccatctttttcagtcaaaaaaggatataaagcagaaataaatggaatgcctaaaatcactttgtcaaacatgtttttgactaaaacagaagggattttgaAGCAAACActgttttgacaaacatgagcgttgttaagctcatatgtaattttcatttgagatccatttgcagaaaataatatctcagaagatttttcaaagtatttactaggaatgagtccctcctgaatgcaattcaggtctgatccggaatcaatcatagcaacaacagaaaattgaaaatcatgggcgaccacaatggtgacccttgaaaaccattttggaggaatggtatgatggattaaacaaatctggttatcagcagcCAATTCATGTTGGCTTGAtccagaatcatttgtttgctcattatcagaaggaatatcctgatcaagttgttcatcgattttaaacactaaaaattcttgttttaaaatctagttttcagacttaaggttatttacctcagatctgagttcaatgatttcttttctaacaagatttatttcgtgttgtaaatcatttgtagaaatttccttcggttttttcttttgaaatctctccaaactttcttgaaaactaatcctttgcttagggggttctggttcttgacgaaccataacctttcttaacttaagaagatattcttctttaagctcaggatttgttatttgaaaaatcaaggttagcaatagattttcttgttcttcagatttagtCAAGGCATGAATTGTCTTTCCCTTagtctggcaacaagtatcattacaattgcaacctagcttaggaccagtagaatctggagattcagtttctgagtgatattctaaatcactagaactgaattcaaggatatcagatgatgaagacgaagctatttctaggagtcgaaatagttcttctatatcattgttatcaatattcaactgattaagcttcttttttaattttttatcttttttggctttctgcgGGCATTTATCAGCAAAATGTCTTagattgccacaaataaaacatttcccTTGAGAATaatctttagatttctttttcttagaaaatggcttagaaaatggttttttgtaagttttcttataaaattcatcacggggttttttcctgataccaccatgaggtttagaaaacttgtgcttcctttttgagggagctatagcaggaagtccaaattgttcacaaaatgttcccatttcctatttggctttcttgctattccTCATCTGCTAtcgaagcattctttgatcattacacatactaataccaagtttcttgattactgcacaaatatcaccataggtgaatgcgtcgtaattaagagacccagcaatagtaagttcatccttcactttgtaagcaaacaagcgaggtaaaccatcaataaatttctcattccagtaaggcttctggctatcctctcgaagcattactttggaaataaaaacatcttgataccatctgtaatcagacatctgatgacatctaagattatttaactggtcacTGATGCGactagttatatcagatggtgtgccaatgaaatgttttaaaattgtgtaaatcaaagtattaactccatcagattgggcagatccaatggattcataaaaaataggtaactcttcatcattacacttgatagcgttctgaatggtttctttggcatctctggttaggtgtttattccaccaatttcttaaaacaccggaaaatccttgtgttaaaatcttaacaatatcaggttgtctgatattgttgtttacataagcatttgctacaagggacattttactcatggtattcatgatctcttgttcagagaaaccatcaatattccattcgtaaaccttgtcagcagagtaagaagattggttttgaaaaactttttcttcaaattgtaaatcaggaggagtaggcctggaataccagttcttcgttaGACTCATAGGTTggggtccttttgaagagaatctggcgatttcaggttttaaaactatatcttgaaaattcttttcaagtaaatcaagatgcttttcttcagaagaatgatcgttagaagactcatctgtgATTTCAAttagaacttcttcttctatttctttgttggacaaagcactagtagaaggctgttctctttttagatcattaagcatttgatcaatcttatctaaagtctttgcctggggatttttaaaatcaattttggctcgactttcatgtaagataatcaaaggttttttaatcattttctttggttgatttgtgtttaaaaccaaaggaataggatcaggtttttcaaccttttcttcaatccgatctaactgttgtccgatcgtatggagagcaagattcacaaagttattttgagaaataaccttttttgtttctttgagaatcttgtccttctcaggatctctggaaacagtttccaagattttgaaaggtgaagcagatatctcaacccctttgtgggtaatgagaacagtctccaaaggcgGATGGCTAGACAGAACGACCATtttgccttcttccttgacaaaatcagttttaacaacattcaaagtattgttagaaacataaatattttcgataaaatcaaagaaaagaatatgcttttgctgcttattaatttcttctttccatttccgtttaacacgttgtttttctttttcagaatactttgcatgatagccttttcgcctagcactgttttttgaaagtttgtattcttcaaaaagataaacaagatcaaatacaaatggtttattcaacacagttagactgtgatgaacttgtggtgcaacaggagctaccatatctgaagctgtaggtgataTAGGAGAATTATCAGCTTCATTATGAGTAGGTTGGTCTTTAGATGATCCAACATCCTGTGCTgagtaaaaagcagaagtaacttgataggacgtagaaagtcctttcaattttaaaacaggattaatgGGTTGGGCCGTTTTAatagaatcttccagaaattgctTGAGATTTtagtctcttcttactggaatttccgacccttcaaaagaagaactagatccagcataTAAATTTCTCCTTAGCCCTGAAGATCTAGcctgatcaaaactaattttaatagttccatccaaatactgttgaatgttacttgggtaACTGTCAACAGGATTTCGTAGGATAGGAggaacttcatcttccaaaatccattctttgggaaggATTATGTccttccaaaaaattatttttggagttgaaacatccgcatctggggttgaactctggatcagaagagtttttccctggatgggttttgcaatggcttttggatttaaactcgtttttaaaaggcgataataaatcctgtaaatcaaagtaaggggtttactacccttaagcatatcatatccaGAGGTTAAAATGTTTAGggttaaacattttaaaatatgattatcatcaagagcaagtgttaaatcaggataacaattaaaatggactagTCCATCCGTTAAGGAGGATTGaatcattccgagaatacttgtttcaaaattattgaatctggcatcccttaaacaaaataGTACTGATGCGTTGATGCCTCTCCTTGTTAAGGGTTTGGCAGtaatttggacagatccaatatgtatatatctaaaaccttgcTCCAAGAATTTGGTTatctgtttttcttgaaaaaaataacatttttcttgggttttagaaatagcataagtttgttcaacagtacgtACACAAAATTGTGTGTGTAGAGATCTTTCAAACCAATTGGTTCGATAGAtcgtgctaacatcaagttttggaatcttccatgatcccagcaCAGACGATTCTAatgcttcaaaagcacagtcttcctcattgaCTATGTCAGGtggcatagccgacctggaactaattgttgaattggatctattcatccaactcattttgtcctaggacaacaccaaccgtcgcatctcaggggtctgcgaacttaccactctcggccctcgggtttgaacctatagctgCCCTACACTCGCCTCCCTGGCTTCAAAATGGGACTTACACCTCCGGGTTcctgacctacttgtcgaaagataatcctgaaccaaccaaagtagaaactccAGGTGGGGAttgtcagaaaacaaaataagttcaacaaagaagaaacaattcacaacaatttggtatcagagattgatatatatatatatatatatatatataatccatttaGCGTTGGCTTAATTGGCAAAATTTGATTTGCTagaatcaaaatttaaaaattttcttacaaataaaatcatgtcatgCTAACAATACAAAAGATGTATCTGGCCTCCATATATATCGGTTTGAAAAAAGAGTTTTTAAGAAAACTAATACGAACTATGctaaagattttgaaaatatatagagatgaaatgagataaaaaatttgttaatagtagtgaaatgatttgtaaatagttgtaaaataattagagttaagatgttttatgaggttttgagaaaaatttctaatattacttttattacaTGTTGCActaaattcttttataaataattaatacattcCTAAATATAATTAAGCACTTGAATTTGATATTAATTAGAAGGATTCCAGCCGAATTTCCATTCATGTCTCTCAGCTTCACTTTTCACTATTTCCAGCCTCCATTAGTTCTTTTCTCACCTGTTGACGAGTCCTTAGCTAGCTTGCTCACTCGTatatgagtaattttttttatcagtcactatttaatattttatattttataatttatgaaaaaaaaattattaagtataTAGTGTGGAGGTGAATAATGACTAATCTATTATAAAATCcctcgtgtatatatatatatatatgtatgttgttACCACGGGAGACAacaaatattgataaaaaaaaaaaaaccttcattaTTCGTTCTAACTTATATTCTGGTCTGTCGTATTCTAACCTCAGAGTTATgcaatgtattttattttaaggaaaaacaaaacaaattgtGTTGTTGGACGGCCATCAGACAAAATCAAGCATCGAAAACGACCGGAGAAATAAAGTCGTATAACAACTatccaaaaatcaaaatttgagcTAGtagaatttttaagaaaatgatataaatataaaaagattatataaaaataaatttaaaaatagatgtaatttcatatgatctattaaattaattttataataaaaataattttttaatcttataatattaaatcacgtcaatttattaattgatatttatataattaatttacttttgtacttttatataatttattaatgcCGGTATGCACGGTAGCATCTTTTGACAAAGTAAATATGTTATAGAAAAATGCTTAAATTATAATGAGCCACATGTACATATCCAGACAAAATAACGgggaaaaaacaacaaaaaatcacCGAATGAAACTCTACGCTGTGGACCGTTCCCGCAGGCGATGAGACGAGGACGACGAAGACGACGGTCTGCTACCAGAGCCGGCTGTCCCGAAGAATAAGTCCGATATGTAATTCCCCACATCTTCAGGGGAAAATCTGACATATAACCGCGCATTCCTCTCTCCGCTCCCGGTAAGCTGCTGCCTATTCTTCTTATAAAACTCCTGGTAAACCGGCACGATCTTTCTCGCGATTGACATCTTCATTTCGTCTCGGAGTTTCGGGTCCGATACAATGAACGAACCCTTCTTCCGATACGCTTCGTCGAAACTCAAACTGAACTTCCTGAAAACCTCCTTCGCTTCCGCCGGGGAGACCTCAGCGGTTGGGTTCTCCGGCAGTGACGCGATCACCTTTCCCCAAACGAAACGCTCGTAATTCGCCGCAAACTGTCGCACCTTGGCTTCGTGCTTTGCGAGCCATTCCTCGCCCAGAAGGTACAGTAGGTTTGACGTGCGGACCTTGGAGACCACGTGTTGAAGATTGTTGGCTAGGAATATGTATGATAGACAAACGTCTTTGTAATGCTCGGCCCTGCCGTCGAGCTTACAAAGAAGCACGAGGATTAGCCAAGCTATGCGCATGAAAATCTCCGGTGCCGGAGATTCATCGGTTTGTGGACTATCGAAGTAGAATTCCGGTAATGAGGATTTCGGAGGGGGATTCCAGTCGGCGAAAATGTCACCGAGGACATTACTATAATCTCCGAGGATTGAGAGGTAATTCATCGCATTGAGCGTCAGCGGGTGAACTCCGCCGCCGAGGACCAGTGACTTTGAGGAATCCTTTTGCAGCGTTGACTCGAAGTCTGACAGCATTGTGCGCACCGACTCGCTGAGACGGATCAGGGAGTTGATGGCTTGAGATCGGACGGTCGCAGTTGATTCGAACGAGAAGATGGATTCGATCTCGGGCCAGTTTTCAGCGATGGCGGTGTACATGTCGAGCACGCGGAAGATTTTCTCGGGAGATTTCTTGCTCTTGGCGACGAGTACTTCGGGGAATCCGAATAGCAGAGTAGCTCCGTCTTTGGAAATGTCGGTGAAGCAAGATTCTCTGATGGAGTCCGACGAAGCGAAGACGTGGTCGCACAGTATTCTCTCCCCGTTAAAGAGCGTTTTCAAGGAGATTTTTACTGCGTCCAACCAGGCCTTGATCCTCATGTCCAGCAGTTCCCAGTCCATCTTGCTGATTTGGGAGGAACTCAGTTTCTCAACGCCAAGACGGTAAATGCCTTCGTCCACTATTGATTTTCTGATGATTTTGTATATGCTAACGCACTCTTTAGCGTAACCAGACGAGATCATGCACTCGGCTATGGACCTCAAGTCCGTCATGGCAATGGAAGAAACCTCCTCGACTTCCTCGATGGAATCACCTGGGGGGCGCACATCATCGTCTACGTCTTCATAGTCGGAGGTGCTCGATCTCGTGGAGGCGCGTGAAGATCGTGCGGAGACGGATTCGGGATCCAAGTGGGCCCGGTTCATGGAAAGGATTTGATAGAACTCCTTCTGGAGTCTCTTCATGGCAATCTGCATCAGGTTCTGGGCGTACACGAGCCTCTCAGAAGTGGAGGAGTTATCTGAGACCAAGGCATGCATGGCCTTCTGGAGATCGTTAACGCACTTGATGAACTGAATGGCCTCTCTCTTGCTTTCGTAGAAGATGGAGGTGACTTTAGCGTAGGCAGAACTTTCCGGGTCCCATTTCATGATCAAGGAAGCGGCGGCGTCGATGCTCTGCTCGATCATCGTGTCGGAGAAGCTTCTCCGAGGGGTCGAGACGGAGGGATGTCTCGAAGAAGGTGAAGGGTGGCGAGAGGCGGAGTAGGAAGGCGTTTTGGAGTGAAAGCAGAGGCTCCTCATACCCTTTCTTGGCATTTGATCAGATTCCAGAATGTTTCCTACGAAGCTGTTAATTCCTTTTGGGTTTGCTAGCTGCAGACAAGTACTGCTTAAAGCTCTGTTTGCTTCCCAGGAAAgaaaagcaaacaaacaaacaagagaAGCAGAACAGATCGAACAGAGGTAATTAAGGTTATTTTTTCTATGGTGGGTTTTGTCTGATACTTCGGGAGTAGTACTGTTTCCTGTATTGGTGGGGTTTGGAACTTTGGAGGGGTTTATATAGACGCAGTAGCACGGCTCCTCtagcaaagaaaaaataaaattaaagaagaagaacgtGTGGGGTATTGACTTAACTTTCAAAGACTTTAGAGTCTTATAAACCCACGTAAATTGACCGACTCTCGCAATtctgcgtgtgtgtgtgtgttgtagGCTTGTAGCTTTCTTTCGCGACTCTCTCTACACAACTCCCCAACCCTCgagaaacaaaaatctcaaaacaaaaaaagttctaaaaagaaaaaaaagtttttctgaaaaatagattcatattatatataatgttccattaatatttgtttgttataatttataagtcGATGATCTATAGTTTCAATTGATCAGTCACGAAGGAATTAGGATACGTTGAATGAAATAACAAGTTAAAAACAGCAAATATGATAcaacatatacatataatatatatacatatacacatatataatacatatatatatatatatatatataaaatataaacagaaACCTTCTTGATCATCGACTGCTTAACCACACAAACGTCGCTTGATAATTTTGAAGGATTCTTGGTTCTGATTTGTATGAGCTTTGACtgcaatttatttttcacatgcgcgttctctctctctctctctctctctcctcttttattttattttaagggtagaagaaattagaaaataaaccGATCGAAACCATGATTTGGTTaccaaatagattatataatttGCGTTATAGATTAGCAATAAGGTCCTCTCAAAGGGTATGCCATTAATCAATATGGTTGCCTAGCTACGGACCTCAAGTAGAGTTAGTTCCCTAGCTAATATAGTTGATGTCAACAATCTCACTGGTCTAATGAAATGATTGGAcgatttcttataaaaaagaaaaaaaaaaattctcacaaGTCGCCTggctgggaaaaaaaaaactcatattataatatttgagtaacattaaatataattatggaTTGTGAAAGCATCACgaactcattttgaaaaaattaaattcatttggatcttatatttactcattttcttcaaaaatagtGCACGACATTTGCTCATTCTatattttaaagagaaattctatttgcaactCTCATTTGGGGACTGCATGTGCAAGttcttcattaaataaaaaaaataccattttgataaggataatattgtaattttgaaaaaaatttaaagataaaaaattaacttggcttaaagataaaaaattaacttgGCTTGCAATATTGTAGTCCCCATTTGAGgactttaaatatcatttatcataatattttcatctcatttcattgtgttttatatttgtaaatttttcatgAGATCTTTATAAtgtgaaa
Encoded proteins:
- the LOC121266951 gene encoding exocyst complex component EXO70H1-like — translated: MPRKGMRSLCFHSKTPSYSASRHPSPSSRHPSVSTPRRSFSDTMIEQSIDAAASLIMKWDPESSAYAKVTSIFYESKREAIQFIKCVNDLQKAMHALVSDNSSTSERLVYAQNLMQIAMKRLQKEFYQILSMNRAHLDPESVSARSSRASTRSSTSDYEDVDDDVRPPGDSIEEVEEVSSIAMTDLRSIAECMISSGYAKECVSIYKIIRKSIVDEGIYRLGVEKLSSSQISKMDWELLDMRIKAWLDAVKISLKTLFNGERILCDHVFASSDSIRESCFTDISKDGATLLFGFPEVLVAKSKKSPEKIFRVLDMYTAIAENWPEIESIFSFESTATVRSQAINSLIRLSESVRTMLSDFESTLQKDSSKSLVLGGGVHPLTLNAMNYLSILGDYSNVLGDIFADWNPPPKSSLPEFYFDSPQTDESPAPEIFMRIAWLILVLLCKLDGRAEHYKDVCLSYIFLANNLQHVVSKVRTSNLLYLLGEEWLAKHEAKVRQFAANYERFVWGKVIASLPENPTAEVSPAEAKEVFRKFSLSFDEAYRKKGSFIVSDPKLRDEMKMSIARKIVPVYQEFYKKNRQQLTGSGERNARLYVRFSPEDVGNYISDLFFGTAGSGSRPSSSSSSSHRLRERSTA